One window of the Cardiocondyla obscurior isolate alpha-2009 linkage group LG05, Cobs3.1, whole genome shotgun sequence genome contains the following:
- the LOC139102513 gene encoding terminal nucleotidyltransferase 5C isoform X1: MEDGARSDAPRSTDPEDVRMEIFVKSSTKPDLLVKMPLMQCGSLEICEERQCRVAMMESLCQVTGSKTNGIGNEDHGNETNNNNTNSNNNNINNNSTDCQDAQQRLAVLSFEQVRRLNDVMNEVVSIHGRGNFPTLEVRLRDLVTVVRSKLETDPSNGGAGMRVRDIRLNGGAASHVLATESQPYNDLDLIFAVELSSGRNYDKVKAAVLGSLFDLLPEGVSRKRITTCSLKEAYVSKMVKVNNDGDRWSLISLGNSRGHRNVELKFVDSMRRQFEFSVDSFQIVLDSLLLFYECSKLPIAENFYPTVVGESVYGDFQEALYHLHKKLISTRHPEEIRGGGLLKYCNLLVKMYKPSQPDYIKTLERYMCSRFFIDFPDIGQQRSKLENYLWNHFVGPEEEALKYQYLMLLHGVVEESTVCLMGHERRQTLALIQNLAYQVLCQEQQQRLTSHQQAPQGPPATYVYANGYYYAPVIPTTACYTCTCNWMACSS; this comes from the coding sequence TGTGGCTCTCTGGAGATCTGCGAAGAACGCCAGTGTCGGGTCGCTATGATGGAGTCGCTCTGCCAGGTGACCGGCAGTAAAACCAACGGCATCGGCAATGAAGATCATGGAAATGAAACCAACAATAACAACACCAACagcaacaataataatattaacaacaATAGCACTGATTGTCAAGATGCTCAGCAGAGGCTGGCGGTGTTGAGTTTTGAGCAAGTTCGTCGTCTCAACGATGTGATGAACGAAGTCGTCAGCATTCACGGGCGAGGAAACTTTCCTACCTTGGAAGTTCGATTAAGGGACCTTGTGACGGTGGTTCGCAGCAAGCTAGAAACCGATCCGAGCAACGGGGGCGCCGGCATGAGGGTACGCGACATTCGGCTAAACGGCGGCGCCGCTTCCCACGTGCTGGCCACAGAGTCTCAGCCTTATAACGACCTGGATCTTATCTTCGCGGTCGAACTGTCCAGCGGCCGCAACTACGACAAGGTCAAGGCCGCGGTGCTCGGCTCTTTATTCGACTTGCTGCCAGAAGGTGTGAGTCGCAAGCGCATCACCACTTGTAGTTTAAAGGAGGCCTATGTGAGCAAAATGGTGAAAGTGAACAACGATGGTGACCGATGGTCCCTGATCTCCCTCGGCAACTCCCGAGGCCATCGAAATGTCGAACTCAAATTTGTCGACTCGATGAGACGGCAGTTCGAATTCTCCGTCGACTCCTTCCAAATCGTCCTCGACTCTCTACTGTTGTTCTACGAGTGCAGCAAGCTACCGATCGCCGAGAACTTTTATCCAACCGTGGTCGGCGAGTCTGTCTATGGTGACTTTCAGGAAGCGCTCTACCATCTGCACAAGAAGCTCATATCGACAAGGCATCCCGAAGAGATTCGCGGCGGCGGCCTGCTCAAATATTGCAACCTGTTGGTGAAAATGTACAAACCATCGCAGCCGGATTACATCAAGACCCTCGAACGATACATGTGTTCGAGATTCTTCATCGATTTCCCGGACATAGGGCAGCAGCGTTCTAAGCTCGAGAATTACCTGTGGAACCATTTCGTCGGGCCCGAGGAGGAAGCCCTCAAATATCAGTACCTGATGCTGCTACACGGCGTGGTGGAAGAATCTACCGTGTGTTTGATGGGTCACGAGCGACGGCAAACACTCGCCTTGATACAAAACTTAGCGTATCAAGTACTCTGCCAGGAACAGCAGCAGCGGTTGACGAGTCACCAGCAGGCACCGCAAGGTCCGCCTGCCACCTACGTTTACGCCAACGGCTATTATTACGCGCCCGTTATACCCACGACGGCATGTTACACGTGCACCTGCAACTGGATGGCCTGTTCCTCGTGA
- the LOC139102513 gene encoding terminal nucleotidyltransferase 5C isoform X2 — protein MMESLCQVTGSKTNGIGNEDHGNETNNNNTNSNNNNINNNSTDCQDAQQRLAVLSFEQVRRLNDVMNEVVSIHGRGNFPTLEVRLRDLVTVVRSKLETDPSNGGAGMRVRDIRLNGGAASHVLATESQPYNDLDLIFAVELSSGRNYDKVKAAVLGSLFDLLPEGVSRKRITTCSLKEAYVSKMVKVNNDGDRWSLISLGNSRGHRNVELKFVDSMRRQFEFSVDSFQIVLDSLLLFYECSKLPIAENFYPTVVGESVYGDFQEALYHLHKKLISTRHPEEIRGGGLLKYCNLLVKMYKPSQPDYIKTLERYMCSRFFIDFPDIGQQRSKLENYLWNHFVGPEEEALKYQYLMLLHGVVEESTVCLMGHERRQTLALIQNLAYQVLCQEQQQRLTSHQQAPQGPPATYVYANGYYYAPVIPTTACYTCTCNWMACSS, from the coding sequence ATGATGGAGTCGCTCTGCCAGGTGACCGGCAGTAAAACCAACGGCATCGGCAATGAAGATCATGGAAATGAAACCAACAATAACAACACCAACagcaacaataataatattaacaacaATAGCACTGATTGTCAAGATGCTCAGCAGAGGCTGGCGGTGTTGAGTTTTGAGCAAGTTCGTCGTCTCAACGATGTGATGAACGAAGTCGTCAGCATTCACGGGCGAGGAAACTTTCCTACCTTGGAAGTTCGATTAAGGGACCTTGTGACGGTGGTTCGCAGCAAGCTAGAAACCGATCCGAGCAACGGGGGCGCCGGCATGAGGGTACGCGACATTCGGCTAAACGGCGGCGCCGCTTCCCACGTGCTGGCCACAGAGTCTCAGCCTTATAACGACCTGGATCTTATCTTCGCGGTCGAACTGTCCAGCGGCCGCAACTACGACAAGGTCAAGGCCGCGGTGCTCGGCTCTTTATTCGACTTGCTGCCAGAAGGTGTGAGTCGCAAGCGCATCACCACTTGTAGTTTAAAGGAGGCCTATGTGAGCAAAATGGTGAAAGTGAACAACGATGGTGACCGATGGTCCCTGATCTCCCTCGGCAACTCCCGAGGCCATCGAAATGTCGAACTCAAATTTGTCGACTCGATGAGACGGCAGTTCGAATTCTCCGTCGACTCCTTCCAAATCGTCCTCGACTCTCTACTGTTGTTCTACGAGTGCAGCAAGCTACCGATCGCCGAGAACTTTTATCCAACCGTGGTCGGCGAGTCTGTCTATGGTGACTTTCAGGAAGCGCTCTACCATCTGCACAAGAAGCTCATATCGACAAGGCATCCCGAAGAGATTCGCGGCGGCGGCCTGCTCAAATATTGCAACCTGTTGGTGAAAATGTACAAACCATCGCAGCCGGATTACATCAAGACCCTCGAACGATACATGTGTTCGAGATTCTTCATCGATTTCCCGGACATAGGGCAGCAGCGTTCTAAGCTCGAGAATTACCTGTGGAACCATTTCGTCGGGCCCGAGGAGGAAGCCCTCAAATATCAGTACCTGATGCTGCTACACGGCGTGGTGGAAGAATCTACCGTGTGTTTGATGGGTCACGAGCGACGGCAAACACTCGCCTTGATACAAAACTTAGCGTATCAAGTACTCTGCCAGGAACAGCAGCAGCGGTTGACGAGTCACCAGCAGGCACCGCAAGGTCCGCCTGCCACCTACGTTTACGCCAACGGCTATTATTACGCGCCCGTTATACCCACGACGGCATGTTACACGTGCACCTGCAACTGGATGGCCTGTTCCTCGTGA